A stretch of the Xiphias gladius isolate SHS-SW01 ecotype Sanya breed wild chromosome 19, ASM1685928v1, whole genome shotgun sequence genome encodes the following:
- the LOC120805523 gene encoding coiled-coil domain-containing protein 112, translating into MAASCVTRLSRSVRQPFLTASPVGGDGADHGPARQRAAQFLREAERNRRQIEKLEKERTLSGQCRKNGWTDVLGELQEYEKVLEEERNADKMNLRKQLVKIHNGVRKFQRQLIDVKPTPELIERLKEIMSEVEISINILKEEQRSRFEELLKEERTCRQEITTYEKRIENWSLAVKSDPKLPTAPTVKTRPPDRDLPAEVRALEAFLQRTGGPYGGWDQYDHQAFLQVWTKHSGQPAYRKEAKLYLPGKTLEEIEQHKDWHQELIYLQDRKREAIQRWKASKHQERQTRIQSQEEAEEAERREREAKCQAQQHRTEEERREAAQRMEEWREEKRRREEQEEEQRLAEEIQKRRRAKEERRRQLEVKLTIEEQLRLRRQEEEEQGRRRREEEQREIDERKREAAKSIKRFNKRDLHKVEAKLQEKELKEKEEKERQRRIAAKLKEKVDGHVSRDSSRLTRPTKGCEERMKHIGPSGGGPLLQMFHRAVPTWRQGL; encoded by the exons ATGGCTGCATCGTGCGTTACTCGGTTATCCCGCAGCGTCCGGCAGCCCTTCCTCACAGCATCCCCGGTCGGCGGTGACGGTGCGGATCACGGGCCGGCCAGACAGAGAGCCGCGCAGTTCCTCAGGGAAGCCGAGAGGAACAGGAGGCA AATTGAAAAGTTGGAAAAAGAGAGGACGCTGAGTGGTCAGTGCAGAAAGAATGGCTGGACAGACGTGTTGGGAGAACTTCAGGAGTACGAGAAAGTgctggaggaagagagaaatgcaGACA AGATGAATCTTCGAAAGCAATTGGTGAAGATTCATAATGGCGTGAGGAAGTTTCAGAGACAGCTAATAGATGTGAAGCCAACTCCTGAGC tgatTGAAAGACTGAAGGAAATAATGTCAGAGGTGGAAATCTCAATCAACATCCTAAAAGAGGAACAGCGCTCACG CTTTGAGGAACTTctgaaggaggagaggacatGCAGACAGGAGATCACTACTTATGAGAAGAGGATTGAGAACTGGAGCCTTGCTGTCAAATCAGACCCCAAACTACCCACAGCTCCCACCGTTAAG ACCAGACCCCCAGACAGAGATCTCCCTGCAGAGGTCAGAGCACTGGAGGCTTTCCTGCAGAGGACAGGAGGCCCTTATGGTGGCTGGGACCAATATGACCACCAAGCCTTCCTTCAA GTCTGGACAAAGCATAGTGGGCAACCAGCCTACAGGAAGGAGGCAAAACTTTACCTGCCTGGTAAAACATTGGAAGAGATAGAGCAACACAAGGACTGGCATCAGGAGCTGATCTATCtacaggacagaaagagagag GCTATCCAGCGGTGGAAAGCCAGCAAGCATCAAGAACGCCAGACCAGAATACAGAgtcaggaggaggcagaggaggcagaaaggagggagagggaggccAAGTGCCAGGCCCAGCAACACAG gactgaggaggagagaagggaagcAGCACAGCGAATGGAGGAgtggagggaagagaagagaaggagagaggaacaggaagaggagcagagactGGCTGAGGAGATACAAAAGAGGAGACGGGCAAAg GAAGAGCGTCGCCGGCAGCTGGAAGTGAAGCTGACCATTGAGGAGCAGCTACGActgaggagacaggaggaggaggaacaagggaggaggaggagagaggaggaacagagggagattgatgagaggaaaagggaggcaGCGAAGAGCATCAAACGCTTTAACAAAAGG GATCTTCACAAGGTGGAGGCAAAACTTCAGGAGAAAGAgctgaaggaaaaagaggaaaaggaaagacagaggagaatCGCTGCTAAGTTGAAGGAGAAG GTGGATGGTCACGTCAGCAGAGACTCTTCCAGGCTTACCCGTCCCACTAAGGGATGTGAGGAGCGAATGAAACACATTGGACCTTCAGGAGGAGGGCCCCTCCTACAGATGTTTCACAG AGCTGTTCCAACTTGGAGGCAAGGCCTGTGA